The sequence ttatttcagATGCAGCacttctttttatatatatacacaaattttACGCTGATCAACATGAATTTTTTAGTAACTacttaattgattataataaatataatatctgacATGCAATATAAAATCTATTCTATGCTTATGTATACACTTAATTTTGTAAATCAGACTTGtagttaattcaaaaaataaaaaataaactattatttttaatttttagaaagtgTCACTTCAGATCCAAATTCATTTTGTGTAGCTTTTGGATTTGAATCTACCAGGGAATGTTTAATGGATCCAAGTAACTACAAAACAATAGCAGAAGAAGACGTCTGAGGCAGTGAATATTATCTGCAGTAGTTTTGTTATATGTAAGTTTTTCATAtggtatttattctattttcattataattattgcaatgtatacgacaattttttataaatatataggtattatatagctatttgtatttatgtatttattatttttgcttacAAACTGCATCAAATCACGGACAATGTGAGCGCATAGGTGAAAgagtatatttattgaatatacaatattataatataaatcgtgacactcgaatattattaaaagcaaATTGTAAGTTATTCTATTAATTTACAGAAATATAAACTATGTGcacgaaaataattttgaaataaaaaatatttcgtgaaaaaaccgaaaaaaaaatggGCGGCGGGGCCTGCCGAACTTGCCTGCATTACGTATCAAGGGATCATATGCCTAACATCTATCGACTACAGTTTGAGTTGTTAACATAAACCGAATCTCGAGCAATTAAGCCGTTTCGAAGCCACCAAGAATTCCGCGTTAAACATcgttttacagttttacacaaataaatcGTATAGTTCACAAATAACAAAACCCATAAAATCTCATTTCGTgtgtttttaacaaatttcgtctacaataataatttttattaatttcacgtACTACGTGTATGCGCacacaatttaaacatttaagatATCAATACTATTCGTTACTGCACGACACACATAAACGTACACACGtcgtaataatagtataccgtACAAAC is a genomic window of Rhopalosiphum padi isolate XX-2018 chromosome 4, ASM2088224v1, whole genome shotgun sequence containing:
- the LOC132929481 gene encoding uncharacterized protein LOC132929481 gives rise to the protein MVEYSLMKIEMVSNTSTKNNGEPKEIKTDTTIFNWEGNASLLIQKAEKNYIPTTDAALLFIYIHKFYADQHEFFKSVTSDPNSFCVAFGFESTRECLMDPSNYKTIAEEDV